Proteins from a single region of Ischnura elegans chromosome 2, ioIscEleg1.1, whole genome shotgun sequence:
- the LOC124153933 gene encoding ankyrin repeat domain-containing protein 50 isoform X3, translating to MASSLLQGKPFFCREWAFLKLAHCLEQRGGGTGGASSAGAVILGGPGSGKTALCCELVWPTNLPQASGDPPPPSSPSSPPQAPLAPHAGGASRQRASLRRRLLAYHFCQAHDAESLAPAPFVRRLAEQLSDCPLLPGFGEKLMRDPEAAAALRPGACERDPDQALQRAVLFPLLELDPPPHRPCLMLVDAVDESHAAAERAISGSGSQSSSGTGSRSIAELLSAHHHLLPRWLLLVVTARRQSRTVVSRLFAGFRRLALDDLRRAAVVRDVQGYILARLDREEALRAHVTRDTAEMLNQLHIKSAGCVLYLERVLDGVADGFVGLREVREIPGTLNGLYLWLCQRLFNRKQFARVQPLLCVILAAREPLTTEMLFRAVWTSNSSLTREDLARRLTLLRRVLAPSSITGEGTVLPSGLGTKKSGRAQFPPNQIILLFHPSFAEWLLDVKHCTRKYLCSAADGNAMLAAALWLRGSKLTASETRALTLHLSASPLKPPMQHWHLAAWLAESGAPLDECLEKAPPSPHRDPRALRLLLDAGAKRKTTAADGEDAMQRSTIQASEPGSPCGEGEEGATETAENIEPEEDPLADLLAAEEAALAAEAAATENGNLGTATLGSGRTALHSLAAEGDERRVRLLLSRQGAGAAAVLTAADRHGQTPLGLAARHGHAGVVRALLEAAGDTASTAVDSADADGWTPLRSAAWGGHAAVVEALLEAGAKVDGADAEGRTALRAAAWGGHEEVVLGLLRAGADPGGADREGRTPLIAAAYMGHAEIVSHLLDFGAPVDHEDADGRTALSVAALCVPANEGYAKVVSILLERGAAVDHEDREGMTALLVAAFEGHRDVCELLLEYEADVDHSDGAGRTPLWAAASMGHTAVVELLLFWGCGVDGIDAEGRTVLGVAAAQGCSDVVRRLLDRGLDETHRDNAGWTPLHYAAFEGHRDAAEALIDAGARLDDTDNEGKAPLALAAQEGHLHVVRLLLDRGAPVDARAHDGKTALRAAALEGRREVMRLLLSHGADADCRDADGRSTLYALALEGRTGAGRVLLSEGAADVETRDREGRTPLHVAAWQGHVAMVELLLAAGAKVNAEDHEARTALHGASWQGHASVVRLLLGAGASVDHSCTQGATPLCIAAQEGHAECVRVLLRGGADPNHADHCGRTALRVAAKSGHDEVVRILEDFAATAGSPAVSAAGTPLPRHKAQNGQGGAFPTGGSSSTTSMTSGSTAETKPSSAVLCQPQVPPFSQTAQVGSALLPPSGPPLPPHQHSYYHQGQHQLPPPPLPHHGASSHLHSSPPPHPQPLDSPESSVDKRRSVASLGNRSSGGLSSSNCTGSTKSSQRSSSEPHGVAQPLPPPLLPPSGHSVNCASHQCHPQQAHAGQPHHNPQHHLYQQLSFTQQLQQCTRAAKSRPQGIKTGVPPPPGALSPLSEPQSPIYASPPPSPLSDAPSGRRSPAVMMDTPTSATSNGAVPHVGLHPIPGVTDCVSISQTPISFNRDAHMKIILGGGRPDPSNSSSTPAASKLKRNGIVTNPNVKVSGGGVGGLAGFRLGLKNGLEARRRQAGARANGFPWKKETPL from the exons ATGGCGTCTTCGCTGCTGCAAGGGAAGCCGTTTTTCTGCCGGGAGTGGGCCTTCCTCAAGTTGGCCCACTGCCTGGAGCAGAGGGGCGGCGGAACGGGCGGGGCCTCGTCCGCGGGGGCCGTCATCCTTGGGGGCCCCGGCAGCGGCAAGACCGCCCTCTGCTGCGAGCTCGTGTGGCCCACCAATCTGCCGCAGGCCTCTGGAGATCCCCCACCACCCTCCTCGCCCTCATCCCCGCCACAG GCTCCTTTGGCGCCCCACGCCGGCGGAGCCTCCAGACAGAGGGCCTCCCTTCGGCGCCGCCTCCTTGCCTACCACTTCTGTCAGGCGCACGATGCTGAGTCTCTGGCCCCCGCACCCTTCGTCCGACGCCTCGCCGAGCAGCTCTCCGACTGCCCTCTTCTCCCGGGCTTCGGCGAGAAGCTCATGCGGGACCCAGAGGCGGCGGCCGCTCTCCGCCCTGGCGCCTGCGAGCGCGACCCCGACCAGGCCCTGCAGCGCGCCGTGCTCTTCCCACTCCTCGAGCTCGACCCTCCGCCCCACCGGCCCTGCCTCATGCTGGTGGACGCCGTGGACGAGTCGCACGCGGCCGCCGAGCGGGCCATCAGCGGCTCCGGGAGCCAGTCGTCCTCCGGCACGGGCAGCCGGAGCATAGCCGAGCTCCTCTCCGCCCACCACCACCTTCTGCCACGGTGGCTGCTATTGGTCGTCACGGCCCGTAGACAGTCCCGGACGGTGGTGTCCAGGCTCTTCGCCGGGTTTCGGCGCCTCGCCTTGGACGACCTCCGCCGCGCGGCCGTCGTGAGGGACGTCCAGGGTTACATCTTGGCCCGGCTGGACCGTGAAGAAGCCTTGAGGGCTCACGTTACCAGGGACACGGCAGAGATGTTGAACCAGTTGCACATCAAAAGTGCCGGGTGCGTGTTGTACTTGGAGAGGGTACTGGATGGCGTGGCAGATGGCTTTGTAGGGCTCAGGGAGGTGAGGGAGATACCGGGGACCCTAAACGGACTTTACTTGTGGCTATGTCAGAGGCTCTTCAATCGGAAGCAGTTCGCCAGAGTTCAGCCCCTGTTGTGTGTCATCTTGGCAGCTAGGGAGCCACTCACAACTGAGATGCTCTTTCGTGCGGTTTGGACCTCCAACTCTTCGTTGACCAGGGAGGATTTGGCCCGGCGCCTCACCTTGCTTAGGCGAGTTCTGGCTCCCTCTTCCATCACGGGTGAGGGCACTGTCCTCCCTTCAGGCTTGGGAACCAAAAAGTCGGGAAGAGCGCAGTTTCCTCCCAACCAAATTATACTTCTGTTCCATCCAAGCTTTGCAGAGTGGTTGCTGGACGTAAAGCACTGTACACGAAAGTACCTGTGCTCAGCAGCTGATGGGAATGCAATGCTTGCAGCTGCTCTATGGCTAAGGGGATCCAAACTGACTGCGTCGGAGACAAGGGCATTGACCCTTCACCTCAGTGCTTCCCCCCTGAAGCCTCCAATGCAACACTGGCACTTGGCCGCTTGGTTAGCAGAGAGTGGGGCACCCCTGGACGAGTGCTTAGAGAAAGCACCCCCATCACCTCACAGAGACCCCAGGGCACTGAGGCTGCTGTTGGATGCTGGAGCCAAAAGGAAAACCACTGCTGCTGATGGGGAAGATGCAATGCAGAGATCCACCATTCAG GCCTCAGAGCCGGGAAGTCCTTGTGGTGAGGGTGAGGAAGGAGCCACAGAGACGGCTGAAAACATTGAACCCGAGGAAGACCCTCTGGCTGATCTCCTGGCAGCCGAAGAGGCTGCATTGGCAGCAGAGGCTGCTGCAACAGAGAATGGCAATTTGGGAACAGCCACTTTGGGCAGTGGACGCACAGCCCTCCACTCGCTTGCAGCCGAAGGAGACGAGAGGAGAGTCAGACTCCTCCTCTCCAGGCAAGGGGCTGGTGCGGCTGCAGTGCTGACGGCAGCTGACAGGCATGGACAGACCCCTCTGGGACTGGCGGCCAGGCACGGGCATGCGGGAGTTGTTCGTGCCTTGCTGGAGGCGGCTGGAGATACAGCATCAACTGCAGTTGATAGTGCAGATGCTGATGGGTGGACTCCGTTGAGATCTGCGGCTTGGGGTGGACATGCTGCAGTAGTGGAGGCATTACTTGAG GCTGGAGCAAAAGTGGATGGAGCAGATGCCGAGGGGAGGACTGCCCTTAGAGCAGCAGCGTGGGGAGGGCATGAGGAGGTTGTCCTGGGTCTCCTGCGGGCAGGAGCAGACCCAGGGGGTGCCGATCGAGAAGGGCGCACTCCTCTGATTGCAGCTGCGTACATGGGGCATGCGGAAATAGTCTCGCACCTGCTGGACTTTGGTGCTCCTGTTGATCATGAAGATGCCGATGGACGCACTGCTCTATCAGTCGCTGCTCTCTGTGTTCCTGCCAACGAAGGCTACGCTAAG GTGGTTAGTATCTTACTGGAAAGGGGAGCAGCTGTTGATCACGAAGATCGAGAAGGAATGACAGCTCTCCTAGTAGCTGCCTTTGAAGGGCACAG AGATGTTTGTGAGCTGTTACTAGAGTACGAAGCAGACGTGGATCACAGTGATGGTGCTGGAAGAACACCCCTTTGGGCTGCTGCGTCAATGGGTCACACTGCTGTAGTTGAACTTCTCCTGTTCTGGGGATGTGGAGTGGACGGCATTGATGCCGAGGGCAGAACAGTTCTTGGTGTGGCTGCTGCTCAAGGATGCTCCGATGTTGTTCGTAGATTATTGGACAGAGGTTTGGATGAGACCCATCGTGATAATGCCGGTTGGACTCCGCTCCATTATGCTGCATTTGAGGGCCACCGTGATGCAGCGGAAGCTTTAATTGATGCTGGTGCACGGCTTGACGATACAGATAATGAGGGGAAAGCACCTCTGGCCTTGGCAGCGCAA GAGGGTCATCTTCATGTCGTGCGCCTGCTTTTGGACCGAGGCGCTCCTGTGGATGCCCGTGCCCATGACGGAAAGACAGCTCTTCGTGCCGCAGCGCTCGAGGGTCGACGAGAAGTCATGAGGCTCCTGCTGTCTCATGGAGCAGATGCAGACTGCCGGGATGCCGATGGAAGGAGCACGCTCTACGCTCTCGCCCTGGAGGGCCGAACGGGTGCGGGTCGTGTGCTGCTGTCGGAGGGTGCTGCGGACGTCGAGACGAGGGACAGGGAAGGCAGGACTCCGCTGCACGTGGCCGCCTGGCAGGGTCATGTGGCCATGGTGGAGCTCCTGTTGGCTGCGGGTGCCAAAGTGAATGCCGAGGACCATGAAGCAAGGACGGCCCTGCACGGTGCTTCATGGCAAGGCCACGCGAGTGTCGTTAGGCTCCTGCTTGGTGCTGGAGCATCAGTGGACCATTCTTGCACCCAAGGTGCGACGCCCCTGTGCATTGCGGCCCAGGAGGGGCATGCAGAGTGTGTTAGGGTACTACTCCGTGGTGGCGCTGACCCCAATCACGCCGACCACTGCGGACGGACTGCACTGCGTGTGGCAGCGAAATCTGGTCATGATGAGGTTGTCAGAATCCTAGAAGATTTTGCTGCAACGGCGGGCAGTCCAGCCGTGTCGGCTGCGGGGACACCATTGCCAAGGCACAAGGCGCAAAACGGACAAGGTGGAG CCTTCCCCACAGGTGGCAGCAGCAGTACCACATCCATGACATCGGGCTCCACGGCTGAAACGAAACCTTCATCAGCTGTGCTGTGCCAACCCCAAGTACCACCGTTCTCGCAGACGGCTCAGGTTGGCTCAGCGTTGCTTCCTCCCTCTGGCCCTCCCTTGCCTCCCCACCAGCACTCGTACTACCACCAGGGCCAGCACCagctccccccaccccctctgccGCACCACGGCGCCTCCTCCCACCTGCACTCCTCTCCACCCCCGCACCCGCAGCCCCTCGACTCACCAGAGTCCTCCGTGGACAAGCGCCGCTCCGTCGCCTCCCTCGGAAACCGATCTTCTGGCGGTCTGTCTTCCTCCAACTGCACCGGCTCCACCAAGTCATCGCAGAGGTCGTCTTCGGAGCCCCACGGTGTGGCGcaaccccttcccccacccctacTCCCACCCTCTGGCCACTCGGTCAACTGTGCCTCGCACCAATGCCATCCGCAGCAGGCTCACGCAGGCCAGCCACACCACAATCCCCAGCACCACCTTTACCAGCAGTTGTCCTTCACGCAACAGCTGCAACAGTGCACAAGAGCAGCCAAGAGCCGTCCCCAAGGTATTAAGACTGGAGTTCCTCCCCCGCCAGGAGCTCTTTCCCCTCTGAGTGAGCCGCAGTCACCGATCTATGCTTCGCCCCCACCCTCCCCACTCAGTGACGCCCCCAGTGGTCGTAGGAGTCCAGCTGTGATGATGGACACACCGACATCGGCCACCTCCAACGGTGCAGTCCCACACGTTGGGCTGCACCCAATCCCCGGAGTCACAGACTGTGTTAGCATATCGCAGACTCCCATATCGTTCAACCGCGATGCCCACATGAAGATAATCCTCGGAGGTGGACGTCCAGATCCATCGAACTCATCCTCCACGCCAGCAGCGTCCAAGCTGAAACGGAATGGCATCGTGACCAATCCAAACGTAAAAGTCAGTGGTGGTGGTGTGGGTGGACTTGCAGGCTTCCGTTTGGGCCTGAAAAATGGCCTTGAAGCGAGGAGAAGGCAGGCTGGGGCAAGAGCAAATGGTTTTCCCTGGAAGAAAGAGACTCCCCTTTAG